A single genomic interval of Festucalex cinctus isolate MCC-2025b chromosome 16, RoL_Fcin_1.0, whole genome shotgun sequence harbors:
- the nudt4b gene encoding diphosphoinositol polyphosphate phosphohydrolase NUDT4B yields the protein MKLKPNQTRTYDGDGFKKRAACLCFKNEREEEVLLVSSSRHPDQWIVPGGGMEPEEEPCGAAVREVFEEAGVKGKLGRLLGVFEQNQDRKHRTYVYVLTVTETLEAWEDSVNIGRKREWFTVDEAIKVLQSHKPVHAEYLRRLQQLQLSCSPTNGNSILAGPPANDNYPHYSATATTPSTGGMMASSRR from the exons ATGAAGCTGAAACCCAACCAGACCAGGACGTACGACGGCGACGGTTTCAAGAAGCGGGCGGCGTGCCTGTGCTTCAAGAACGAGCGCGAAGAGGAG GTGTTGTTGGTCAGCAGCAGTCGGCACCCGGATCAGTGGATTGTGCCCGGAGGAGGGATGGAGCCCGAAGAGGAGCCTTGTGGAGCAGCGGTGCGGGAAGTCTTTGAGGAG GCTGGTGTCAAGGGCAAACTAGGACGTCTGCTTGGCGTGTTTGAG CAAAACCAAGATCGGAAGCATCGGACGTACGTGTACGTGCTGACCGTCACTGAGACGTTGGAGGCCTGGGAGGACTCAGTCAACATAG GCCGTAAGCGCGAGTGGTTCACCGTGGACGAGGCCATCAAAGTGCTGCAGAGCCACAAGCCCGTGCACGCCGAGTACCTGCGGCGGCTTCAGCAGCTCCAGCTCAGCTGCTCGCCCACCAACGGCAACTCCATCCTGGCCGGCCCGCCGGCTAACGACAACTACCCGCATTACAGTGCCACGGCCACCACGCCCTCCACGGGCGGCATGATGGCCTCCTCCCGCAGATAg
- the mrpl42 gene encoding large ribosomal subunit protein mL42, whose amino-acid sequence MALGHLSKINSLLRRVAYCSRLPHVQACLMPVREGSNIRGPSIDDCSDVEIGLTSDGKTVVCYHPTVDIPYELTQPIERPDTLCSPPETHEQVLKAHLSKEVLRDKPGPTIEELSKMFFTTKHRWYPVGQYRMRRMKKNTPKDR is encoded by the exons ATGGCGTTAGGTCACTTGAGCAAAATAAACAGTCTACTAAGGAGAGTTGCCTACTGTAGCAGATTACCGCATGTCCAAG CTTGTTTAATGCCAGTTCGAGAAGGGTCCAATATCCGTGGTCCTTCCATTGATGACTGCAG TGATGTGGAGATCGGTTTGACGTCAGACGGGAAGACCGTTGTTTGCTACCATCCAACTGTGGACATTCCCTATGAGCTCACTCAG CCGATCGAGAGGCCCGACACGCTGTGCAGCCCGCCCGAGACCCACGAGCAGGTGCTGAAGGCCCACCTCAGCAAGGAGGTGCTGAGAGATAAACCGGGTCCCACCATTGAGGAGCTGAGCAAGATGTTTTTCACCACCAAGCACCGATGGTATCCAGTTGGACA ATACCGGATGAGACGCATGAAGAAGAACACGCCAAAGGACAGATAG
- the ube2nb gene encoding ubiquitin-conjugating enzyme E2Nb isoform X1, translated as MAGLPRRIIKVHASDTPLNETQRLLQEPVPGITATPDEGNARYFHVYIGGPKDSPFEGGTFKLELFLPEEYPMAAPKVRFMTRIYHPNVDRLGRICLDILKEKWSPALQIRTVLLSIQALLSAPNPDDPLANDVAEQWKKSESAAIETARAWTRMYANCNNDHRHSSSTGV; from the exons ATGGCCGGTTTGCCTCGTAGGATTATCAAGGTACACGCCAGCGACACGCCGTTGAAC GAGACGCAGCGGCTGCTGCAGGAGCCCGTACCCGGCATCACGGCGACGCCCGACGAAGGCAACGCACGCTACTTCCACGTATACATCGGGGGACCCAAAGACTCGCCTTTCGAAGGGGGCACGTTTAAACTTGAACTATTTCTCCCGGAGGAGTACCCCATGGCAGCCCCCAAAGTGCGATTCATGACCAGAATCTACCATCCAAACGTCGACCGACTGGGGAGAATATGTTTAGACATTTTGAAAG AGAAGTGGTCTCCGGCCTTGCAAATCCGCACAGTGTTGCTATCTATCCAGGCATTATTAAGCGCTCCCAATCCAGATGACCCCCTGGCAAACGACGTCGCCGAGCAGTGGAAGAAGAGTGAAAGCGCCGCCATTGAGacag CCCGAGCATGGACCAGGATGTACGCAAACTGCAACAACGACCACCGTCACAGTAGCAGCACTGGCGTCTGA
- the ube2nb gene encoding ubiquitin-conjugating enzyme E2Nb isoform X2, translated as MAGLPRRIIKETQRLLQEPVPGITATPDEGNARYFHVYIGGPKDSPFEGGTFKLELFLPEEYPMAAPKVRFMTRIYHPNVDRLGRICLDILKEKWSPALQIRTVLLSIQALLSAPNPDDPLANDVAEQWKKSESAAIETARAWTRMYANCNNDHRHSSSTGV; from the exons ATGGCCGGTTTGCCTCGTAGGATTATCAAG GAGACGCAGCGGCTGCTGCAGGAGCCCGTACCCGGCATCACGGCGACGCCCGACGAAGGCAACGCACGCTACTTCCACGTATACATCGGGGGACCCAAAGACTCGCCTTTCGAAGGGGGCACGTTTAAACTTGAACTATTTCTCCCGGAGGAGTACCCCATGGCAGCCCCCAAAGTGCGATTCATGACCAGAATCTACCATCCAAACGTCGACCGACTGGGGAGAATATGTTTAGACATTTTGAAAG AGAAGTGGTCTCCGGCCTTGCAAATCCGCACAGTGTTGCTATCTATCCAGGCATTATTAAGCGCTCCCAATCCAGATGACCCCCTGGCAAACGACGTCGCCGAGCAGTGGAAGAAGAGTGAAAGCGCCGCCATTGAGacag CCCGAGCATGGACCAGGATGTACGCAAACTGCAACAACGACCACCGTCACAGTAGCAGCACTGGCGTCTGA